Sequence from the Thermocoleostomius sinensis A174 genome:
ATGTGCGAGTGCTTATGAATCAGCAGGTTTACTATGGGCTGCACGTTCTAATATGCTTCTAGCAGCATCTCAGGCTTTTAATCAGTATTGGGAAGATGGCGCGATTACTATTCAAACTTTCGCTTGTTTACAGCGTTTGATTTGGATTGAACTACAGTTAGGACGAATTCCAAGTACTCTCACATGGATTGAAAATGCCACAGTTATTGCACAAGTACTTGAATTTGATGAGGAAGCTCAGGAAAGATTCCTGAAAGAGAGAGAAACTCAAGATCAAGTTCTTGGAATCCTTCTTCTTAAGACTGCCTTCAAAGATTTGCATTGCTTGGAATCTATTCCAGAAATTCTCGAAAATCTTGGTTTAAATCATTCATTCATAGCATCACTATATGCCCTAGGTCATGAAGATGCTCTTCGTTCTGAAGGTTGGATTCCACAAGAAGAGAATGAATCAAGTGTTCGTGAACTTTTTGATGCTTGGATAGCACAACCAGCGAGTAATGATCTGCCAGAGGTTCCTGAGTTTTTGGCAGAAGATAAAGTAGACCTTATCTCTCAAGTACTAGGCTGTAATATAGTTGCTGAAACGCCAAGCAGTAATAGATCTCTATTTATTTCAGAGTCGATTCTTGCTGCTTTTGAAGCTTTTCTTGCAACGAGTCTCGACTCTAAGTTATTTCCACATCAGTCAAATATAAGGTTTCAAATTATCCCTTCAAATTCAGTTCCTGATGTTATTGATTTTCAAATTGAAGAGGAGAATTCCACGCATCTTGGAACTCTCGTAAAAGTGCAGCATTCTGTCAATGAATCTTATATTGCAGATATTAATTCTGAAACACTAAATAAAAAATTAGCTGAGTTAATTATTCAATTAGTTTTTCACATAGCTTTTGTACCAGATTCAGAACAATACTTTGATAGGCTTTTGCGAGAAGAGTCTGCTTTCTCACGTGCATTTGACTTTACGAATGTAGCTACTGCTATTTGGAATATTTTAGGCAAAACTCCAAAAATTAGACTTGCAGACTGGCAGTTAAATAACACAGAAAATAAATTTCCACTTCGTCGAGTAGTTGTTTGGAATAATGGATCAACTCAGACTGCCTCTGTTGAACAGACAACTCAGACAAAACCTAGCCTAGGACAGGGTGAAGTTCCTCCAGAACTTAGGAACGTTGATCGTCTTAAGCATCGTGATCGTAAAGTTTATTCTCTACTTGATGTTGCCCTTTGGGATAAAGCTAGTTGGAAGGGAACGGGTTTTGGCTTGATTCCAAATAAGCAAAATCTTCCACTTTTAGAGCTTGCACTTTTGTTTCGTAATGAAGCTGCAAGCAAACAGATTTTTTCTCAGTGGAAGCAAGAATTTGGCGATGAAGATATAGAAGAAAAAATAAGAGTATCTATCATTACTGGAATTGATGCCAATAACCCAGCGGCTTATCGTGTTGTCATTGGAGTAAATCCTGAATGGATAAAAGCCTCTAGTGACTCGCAATTCATCTTGACATATCGAATTAATACTATGGAGCCAAAGAATTCAAGAAATCTTGATCAATTTTCAACATTTTTTGAAAAGACAGGCTTTTATATTCTTGTTCCAGGATATATATCTCAAGATTTCTCTAGAACAGAATTCTTTTGGGAATTAGGGATTTTAAAACGACAAATATTTATTCGTCCTGCCTGGCAAATAGCCGAGCATGATCCTGATTTGTGTGGTATTCAGCCTGATGACAAGATAATTCTCCCCAAAGATGTCAAAGATCCTCCTGTCATACGTGCTCTGGCGCAAATCAGAAAAATGAGATCTAGATAGGCTATGAGAGCTTGTTGATCACCAAATCTTCCGGCGGTATAACAACGCCCATGCACACCGACCGCCGAAAGTAGATCGGTATGATGCATAGGTTGTCTGCGGCGGGTGAACGGGGTCGTTAGCTGGCTTCGGTTTCGGGTGGTGGCAGTAGTTTGAAGGCTGTCGGTAGGCAGCGAAAATTGATTGGATCTTATTGTTCTGAAATTTGATTCGCCATGCGGTGTCCTCAGTGTTTGCAACAAGTCATGGAGTCGATGAAGCAGTGCCAATGTGGTTTTGTGTTTGATGACGTAGCGTTGGCGGACTTACAAGATTGGTTTGCAGAAGTTAAACAGACTTTGGAAACAGCCTATGTAGCCTCACCTACCGCTTGGCAGCAATCCGGTAAGAGTGGAACGTTTGAGGATTGGACACGACTGCGGATCGCAAACCTCGCACCAGTCCAGAGATCAGGCACATATCTTGATATCGGTTGTGCGAATGGATATTTGTTGGAATGTTTGGTAGCGTGGGCAAAGTTAAAGGGAATTGAGCTTACACCTCACGGTCTAGACTATTCAGACAAACTTGTTGATTTAGCTCGACAACGCCTTCAATCGTCCAGCAATATTTATTGGGGGAACGCTTGGGACTGGACTCCCCCTCAGTACTTTGATTATGTGCGAACTGAACTCGATTATGTGCCGCGCAATTATCGAAAACCTTTTGTCGAAAGGCTATTGGCTGAGTTTGTCGCTCAAGAGGGGCGATTACTCATTTCTCAATATCGCAGTCGTCGTGATGATTTAACTCAAGGCTGGGTCAACCAAGAATTAGAAAGGCATGGGTTTCGAGTCGTTGAAACACATTCGGGGTATAACGGAGACGGCTTAGAATTATGTCGTGTGGCGGTTTTGCAATCGAAATAGCGATCACCCAGCTAACAATCCCAATGCACACCGACCGTTGAGAAGTTATCGGTTGGAGTTCAAGATTATCTGCGGCGGGTGATTGGGGCCGTTAGGCGGCTCAAGGTTATCTGTGGGGGCGCAGCCGAAAGACCATGAGTGTGACACTTAAATCACAATCAGCAAGTGCCTGGTATGGGTCATGTTTTCAAACCAAGTACAATACCAACTGTTGACGAGTATGTGTCCGGTTTATCTGCGCTCGGTTCTCGTATCAATGAATTACAGCTTCGTTTACTACAAGAGCAGTATTACGCCCCAAATCGCACTGTTACAGCGACCCAACTTGCAGAGCTAATAGGCATTGAGAGCGGACGTGGCATGGTCAATCTGCTATACGGTCGGCTAGGACGGTTATTCTGCGAAGCAACAGGATTTGAGCCAAGTCAGCGAGAAATTGGTACACATCGATGGTGGTCTGTCTGGTCGAGCGGATACGAAGAGCGTAATCCCTATCGATTTTTCTGGGAAATGCATCCAGAAGTTGCAGAAGCTCTCGAAGCTTTGGGTTGGGTTACGCCTGAACGTTCTTCATCGGTCACGTTTCCTGATGAAGTTGATGAGACTACAGTTTTCCGCGAAGGCGCAGTCTGCAAAGTTTCAGTTAATGCTTATGAACGCAGCCCTCAAGCTCGTCAAAGATGCATAGCTTACTATGGAACAAGTTGTTTCGCTTGTGGCTTCAATTTCGGTCAGGTTTTTGGAGAATTAGGCGAAGGTTTTATTCACGTACACCATCTCTGTCCCATTTCTGAGATTGCCGAAGAGTACGAGGTTGATCCTGTCAAAGATTTACGTCCCGTGTGTCCTAACTGTCATGCCATGATTCATCGCCGCTCTCCTCCGTTGAGCATTGAGGAGCTTCAAATTTTGTTGAGCAGTTCTAAAGTTCAACCGCCTCCTAACAATTCGGGTGCAGCGGATTGACCGAAGCCGCTTGGGTAAGATGCAAAGGTTGTCTGCGTTCGGTGAGCGGGAACGTTAGCCTGCTCTAAGTTATCTGTGAGGACGTTGCTTACAGCCCCCGGTATGGTATTAAGGGTTAAGCAAGTAGACTGAGGAAAGTTTCAACTTCAACGACCATGAAATGCTCTCCTGTCAATGAATTAGAATTATTCATTACTGAAGTTAACAAGCTCACATCCAAATCGTTTTATCAACATTTCAGTTCTAGTGAAGAAATTGAATTTTCACATGGATCTTTGCCTGAAAACACACCAGCAGTGGAACAGCTTGAGTCTTATCTTCTTCACTTTCGCAAGTTTATTCAAAAAAATGACCGTGTTTGTGTCTGTCTTGTGAACCAGCATGTTAACGAGCTAGCAAAAAATCAGTCTAATTTCCTTAACAAATGGAACATAGTGTATAAAACCTTTGAGGAATTGATAGAGGCTAAAGCGTTAACTGGCAGGGTTATAACTCATGTGCCAGATATTCCTGATTTGTCATTACTTGACCTCTTTAAAGCTAGAACTTTTGGCGATTTGTCACATCTTGATCCGAAAAAACAACTACTCCATCAAAAACTTTCTTCTAC
This genomic interval carries:
- a CDS encoding HNH endonuclease, yielding MGHVFKPSTIPTVDEYVSGLSALGSRINELQLRLLQEQYYAPNRTVTATQLAELIGIESGRGMVNLLYGRLGRLFCEATGFEPSQREIGTHRWWSVWSSGYEERNPYRFFWEMHPEVAEALEALGWVTPERSSSVTFPDEVDETTVFREGAVCKVSVNAYERSPQARQRCIAYYGTSCFACGFNFGQVFGELGEGFIHVHHLCPISEIAEEYEVDPVKDLRPVCPNCHAMIHRRSPPLSIEELQILLSSSKVQPPPNNSGAAD
- a CDS encoding class I SAM-dependent methyltransferase: MRCPQCLQQVMESMKQCQCGFVFDDVALADLQDWFAEVKQTLETAYVASPTAWQQSGKSGTFEDWTRLRIANLAPVQRSGTYLDIGCANGYLLECLVAWAKLKGIELTPHGLDYSDKLVDLARQRLQSSSNIYWGNAWDWTPPQYFDYVRTELDYVPRNYRKPFVERLLAEFVAQEGRLLISQYRSRRDDLTQGWVNQELERHGFRVVETHSGYNGDGLELCRVAVLQSK